The Raphanus sativus cultivar WK10039 chromosome 2, ASM80110v3, whole genome shotgun sequence genome includes a region encoding these proteins:
- the LOC108840905 gene encoding trihelix transcription factor GT-3a — MDRRNPFHHHHQLHHLIQQQQLPPPPQSTPAAMDLGGGGGGERIPQWSIDETKELLGIREELDQTFMEATRTKLLWQVVAAKMADKGFARSAEQCKSKWKNLVSRYKVCETTEPEAIRQKFLFYDEIQSIFTARMQRMLWSEPRTSSKRKHNQFSSEEEEDVEELNQDINEELLSFVETRKKDAEVITTGTSTNPKKRAKKGKGTSKAETAGNTLKEMLEDFMRQTVKMEKEWRDAWEIKAREKEKREKEWQRRMAELEEERAAAERWWMEREDERRLREEARAQKRDTLIDVLLNQLNRDHDDDQHQGF, encoded by the exons ATGGACCGACGTAACCCTTTTCACCACCACCATCAGCTTCATCACTTGATCCAACAGCAACAGCTCCCTCCACCGCCGCAGAGCACGCCGGCGGCGATGGATCtcggtggtggaggaggaggtgaGAGAATCCCACAGTGGAGCATAGATGAGACAAAGGAGCTTTTGGGTATAAGAGAAGAGCTTGATCAGACTTTCATGGAAGCCACACGTACTAAGCTACTTTGGCAAGTCGTCGCCGCTAAAATGGCCGACAAGGGTTTTGCTCGGAGCGCGGAACAGTGTAAGAGCAAGTGGAAGAACCTCGTCTCTAGATACAAG GTGTGTGAAACGACTGAGCCAGAAGCAATTAGGCAGAAGTTCCTATTTTACGACGAGATCCAATCGATTTTCACAGCAAGAATGCAAAGAATGTTGTGGTCAGAACCAAGAACTTCTTCGAAGAGAAAACATAATCAGTTTTCatccgaagaagaagaagatgttgaGGAGCTAAATCAAGACATCAACGAGGAATTATTGTCTTTTGTCGAGACACGCAAGAAAGATGCAGAAGTGATTACTACTGGTACTTCTACTAATCCAAAAAAACGTGCGAAAAAAGGAAAAGGCACTAGCAAAGCTGAAACCGCGGGTAATACATTAAAAGAAATGTTGGAGGACTTTATGAGGCAAACGGTGAAGATGGAGAAAGAATGGAGAGATGCATGGGAGATAAAGgcgagagagaaggagaagagagagaaagagtggcAGAGGAGAATGGCGGAGCTAGAGGAGGAAAGAGCCGCCGCAGAGAGATGGTGGATGGAGAGAGAGGATGAGAGGCGGCTGAGAGAAGAAGCTAGGGCTCAGAAGAGAGATACTCTCATAGATGTTTTGCTTAATCAGCTTAACAGAGATCACGATGATGATCAACATCAAGGCttctaa